A stretch of the Gemmatimonadota bacterium genome encodes the following:
- a CDS encoding glycosyltransferase: MQPPLHEPSVFHDPSGKRWRAIRRATLIAGVLSTLVALGVAVLFVIPQTLPQLTDASKKIGAAPSAAARLADPKLAARQHAAHQRLMAALAQNPAPTATRPESLRVEKNRVSEKPVVRAANANVDRPKIVGGFFVNWNDNSLESLRAHARDLDWVIAEWAFTQSTSDSLKLSPKPQALEIVERLPEKERPRIFAMASNFDNGLGRFDSTAVMKLLATPESRERAAIQLVNFAQKYGLAGVVVDFEEVPYRMNEELFTFMRLLRAGLAPGGRLLAATMAVSADEEQARKYATNCDYVFLMLYDEHYGHGDPGPVASQRWFEAKTRQFTQWIPPKQTILALGAYGYHWDDAGGKLNGRELTFQDAIQLSREHGALIQLDSVSLNPRLNWTDPDGTDHLVWFLDGVTAFNQARFGQQLGVAGAAVWRLGNEDPSLWNAISNDVPSASPSSLEAMGPGYDVPFLGRGDLLRIVARPTPGHRLVTSDPITGRVTSETITETPTPWLVQRFGASDSMKIALSFDDGPDPRYTPFILDTLRSRGVKATFFVLGKQANEYPALLRRIVREGHEIGNHTYTHPNLAETTPLVARLEIVATGRLIESITGRRTALFRPPFFGDSDPTTANELVPIGIATDLGYVTTGVTLDSKDWRLTNPDSILANTLDLLGSGNVVLLHDSGGDRSGTVAMLGALIDSLKANDHPLVLVSELAGISRDVAMPKPESTTLLARVGGMMGFGALWLFNWLLTWTFLVAMALALARLVFIIFTAALQRRFHKSPAPGIFTPPIAIIVPAYNEERVIVRTIESLLAQDYAGPFEIVVVDDGSPDRTFEVARDAFALESRVRVMRKENGGKSSALNVGIAHTQADIVVCLDADTEFEAHTVSALVAPLINPTMGAVAGNAKVGNRVNLVTRWQALEYITSQNLDRRAFALLDCITVIPGAVGAWRRSAVLEAGGFTNDTLAEDQDLTIRIRRLGHTIGYAEDAIAWTEAPDTLGALAKQRFRWSFGTLQCAWKHRDALLRTRYGTLGWVALPNTWLFQLLLAALSPLADLVFVWSLLNVWLTWRVHGEHYALTDLRQLMLYYGVFVIVDWLAALIAFVMEPDEEAGLSWLIMLQRFVYRQLMYSVVWRSIIAAVKGGVVGWGKLDRKATVIRPTTAP, encoded by the coding sequence ATGCAGCCGCCCCTCCACGAACCCTCCGTCTTTCACGACCCCAGCGGCAAACGCTGGCGGGCGATTCGCCGCGCCACCCTGATCGCTGGGGTGCTCTCGACGCTCGTCGCGCTCGGGGTGGCGGTGTTATTCGTGATTCCGCAGACACTACCTCAGCTCACCGACGCATCAAAGAAGATTGGCGCCGCACCCAGCGCGGCCGCCCGGCTCGCCGACCCGAAGCTTGCGGCCCGCCAGCACGCCGCGCACCAGCGGCTCATGGCGGCGCTCGCGCAGAACCCCGCCCCAACCGCCACACGCCCCGAGTCGCTGCGCGTGGAGAAAAACCGCGTCTCAGAAAAACCCGTCGTGCGCGCCGCAAATGCCAATGTGGACCGACCCAAGATTGTTGGCGGGTTCTTTGTCAACTGGAACGACAACTCACTCGAAAGTCTCCGCGCCCACGCGCGAGATCTCGACTGGGTGATCGCCGAATGGGCCTTCACCCAATCAACGTCAGACTCCCTCAAGCTGTCGCCGAAGCCACAGGCGCTGGAAATCGTGGAGCGCCTGCCCGAAAAAGAACGGCCGCGCATTTTCGCGATGGCCAGTAATTTCGATAACGGCCTCGGTCGCTTTGATTCAACGGCGGTCATGAAGCTGCTGGCCACGCCGGAGAGCCGCGAACGCGCCGCCATTCAGCTCGTGAATTTTGCCCAGAAATACGGGCTGGCCGGCGTCGTGGTGGACTTCGAAGAAGTGCCATACCGCATGAACGAAGAGCTCTTCACGTTCATGCGATTGCTCCGAGCCGGCCTCGCCCCAGGGGGACGACTCCTCGCCGCAACCATGGCAGTGAGCGCCGACGAAGAACAGGCGCGCAAGTACGCCACGAACTGCGACTACGTGTTCCTGATGCTCTACGACGAGCACTACGGCCACGGCGATCCGGGTCCCGTCGCGAGCCAGCGATGGTTTGAGGCCAAGACGCGACAGTTCACGCAGTGGATTCCGCCAAAGCAAACGATCCTCGCGCTCGGCGCCTATGGCTATCACTGGGATGATGCCGGCGGAAAACTCAACGGCCGAGAGCTGACCTTTCAGGACGCCATCCAACTCTCACGAGAACATGGCGCGCTCATTCAGTTGGACTCCGTCTCGCTGAATCCGAGACTCAACTGGACCGACCCTGACGGCACGGACCACCTCGTCTGGTTCCTCGACGGTGTCACCGCGTTCAACCAAGCGCGGTTCGGACAGCAGCTGGGCGTCGCCGGCGCTGCGGTGTGGCGCTTAGGGAACGAGGACCCGTCCCTCTGGAACGCCATTTCCAACGACGTCCCATCGGCCTCACCGAGCAGCCTCGAGGCCATGGGGCCGGGCTACGATGTGCCGTTTCTCGGCCGCGGCGACCTACTCCGTATTGTAGCGCGCCCAACCCCCGGGCATCGGCTGGTGACGTCTGACCCGATCACGGGACGCGTCACGAGCGAGACGATTACCGAAACGCCCACGCCCTGGCTCGTGCAGCGCTTTGGCGCGTCGGACTCGATGAAAATCGCGCTCAGCTTCGACGATGGCCCCGACCCACGGTACACACCGTTTATTCTCGACACACTTCGTTCACGCGGTGTGAAAGCCACCTTCTTTGTGCTCGGCAAACAGGCCAATGAGTACCCTGCACTGCTACGACGCATCGTGCGCGAGGGGCACGAAATCGGCAATCACACGTACACGCATCCCAACCTTGCCGAAACCACGCCGCTCGTGGCACGCCTTGAGATCGTCGCGACCGGGCGGTTGATCGAAAGCATTACCGGTCGGCGCACGGCCCTCTTCCGCCCACCCTTTTTCGGCGACTCTGATCCCACGACGGCAAACGAACTCGTGCCGATTGGCATCGCCACCGACCTCGGCTATGTCACCACGGGCGTGACGCTGGACTCCAAAGACTGGCGGCTCACCAACCCTGACTCCATTCTCGCCAATACGCTCGACCTCCTCGGGTCCGGCAACGTCGTGTTGCTCCACGACTCGGGCGGCGATCGGTCGGGCACCGTGGCCATGCTCGGCGCCCTGATTGATTCGCTGAAAGCCAACGACCACCCGCTCGTGCTCGTCAGCGAACTCGCAGGAATTTCGCGAGACGTCGCCATGCCCAAGCCCGAGAGCACCACGCTCCTCGCCCGCGTCGGTGGCATGATGGGCTTCGGCGCACTCTGGCTGTTCAACTGGCTGTTGACGTGGACGTTCCTCGTGGCGATGGCGCTCGCGCTCGCGCGCCTCGTGTTTATCATTTTTACTGCGGCCCTGCAGCGTCGCTTCCATAAGTCTCCAGCACCGGGAATCTTCACGCCGCCCATCGCGATTATCGTGCCGGCGTACAACGAAGAACGCGTCATTGTACGCACGATCGAAAGTTTGCTCGCGCAGGACTACGCGGGGCCGTTCGAGATTGTCGTGGTGGACGACGGATCACCCGACCGAACATTCGAAGTGGCTCGTGACGCGTTTGCGCTGGAATCGCGCGTACGGGTGATGCGTAAAGAAAACGGCGGCAAGTCGAGCGCCTTGAATGTCGGCATCGCGCACACGCAGGCAGATATCGTCGTGTGTCTCGACGCCGACACAGAGTTCGAGGCGCACACGGTGTCAGCGCTCGTCGCCCCGCTCATCAACCCAACGATGGGCGCCGTCGCCGGCAACGCGAAGGTTGGCAACCGCGTGAACCTTGTGACGCGCTGGCAAGCGCTCGAGTACATCACGTCGCAAAACCTCGACCGGCGCGCCTTCGCCCTGCTCGACTGCATCACGGTGATCCCCGGTGCCGTTGGCGCGTGGCGCCGGAGCGCCGTGCTCGAAGCGGGCGGCTTCACCAACGACACCCTCGCCGAGGATCAGGATCTCACGATTCGCATCCGCCGGCTTGGCCACACAATTGGCTACGCGGAAGACGCGATTGCCTGGACCGAAGCACCGGACACACTCGGCGCACTCGCCAAGCAACGCTTCCGGTGGTCGTTCGGCACGTTGCAGTGTGCCTGGAAGCATCGCGATGCCCTGCTCCGCACGCGCTACGGGACGCTCGGCTGGGTGGCGCTCCCCAACACCTGGCTGTTCCAACTGCTGCTCGCCGCGCTCTCACCGCTCGCGGATCTCGTGTTTGTCTGGTCGCTGCTCAACGTGTGGCTCACGTGGCGCGTGCATGGCGAGCACTACGCGCTCACCGATCTCCGCCAGTTGATGCTCTACTACGGCGTGTTTGTGATCGTGGACTGGCTCGCGGCGCTTATTGCGTTCGTGATGGAGCCAGACGAAGAAGCCGGGCTGTCGTGGCTCATCATGCTCCAACGTTTCGTCTACCGCCAGCTTATGTACTCAGTGGTGTGGCGTAGCATCATTGCCGCCGTCAAAGGCGGTGTCGTCGGCTGGGGCAAGCTCGATCGAAAGGCCACCGTGATCCGTCCAACGACAGCGCCCTAG
- a CDS encoding histidine triad nucleotide-binding protein, with protein sequence MPESCLFCRIARGEIPATIIAENASAIAIRDINPKAPVHVLVMPRTHVESLNALTDGAVLGAMGVLAREVAAAEGIADGGWRAVMNTGGDGGQTVMHLHMHVMGGRAMHWPPG encoded by the coding sequence ATGCCTGAGAGTTGCCTCTTCTGCCGCATTGCACGCGGCGAAATTCCCGCGACGATCATCGCCGAGAATGCGAGCGCGATTGCGATTCGCGACATTAACCCCAAGGCACCGGTGCATGTGCTGGTCATGCCGCGCACGCACGTGGAGTCGCTGAATGCCCTAACGGATGGCGCGGTGCTCGGCGCCATGGGCGTACTGGCGCGCGAAGTGGCGGCCGCTGAGGGGATTGCCGATGGTGGATGGCGTGCGGTGATGAACACCGGAGGAGATGGCGGACAGACGGTGATGCATCTCCACATGCACGTAATGGGCGGTCGCGCCATGCACTGGCCGCCGGGCTGA
- a CDS encoding RsmE family RNA methyltransferase, protein MSVPTFLAPEAIVVGETLTLGEDAAHHMRVLRLDVGAPVQLLDGLGASGTGTLVRLAKRNASVHVETAVYADALPPVHVVVPIADRDRMLWLAEKMAELGATSWRPVMFKRSRSVTPRGEGTVFHQKVTARMSSALEQSRGAWLPQLYPEATLENAIAATPGGVRLVLDGSGAAVVPVLDALLTDARRAVPEGGVVPVTVVVGPEGGLESAELQLLVGSGFRAVTLGRTVLRFETAAVAGLAVVRAALDVSAQPSSAAAVERSDA, encoded by the coding sequence GTGAGCGTGCCGACCTTTCTCGCGCCCGAGGCGATCGTGGTGGGCGAGACGCTCACGCTCGGCGAGGACGCGGCGCATCATATGCGCGTGTTGCGCCTCGATGTGGGCGCGCCGGTACAACTGCTCGATGGCCTTGGTGCCTCTGGCACCGGGACCTTGGTGCGATTGGCCAAGCGCAATGCGTCGGTGCACGTCGAGACGGCGGTGTACGCGGATGCGCTTCCGCCGGTGCATGTGGTGGTCCCGATTGCCGACCGCGACCGCATGTTGTGGCTCGCCGAAAAAATGGCCGAACTCGGCGCTACGAGTTGGCGTCCGGTGATGTTCAAGCGCTCGCGCTCGGTCACACCGCGCGGCGAGGGCACCGTCTTCCACCAAAAGGTGACGGCGCGCATGTCATCCGCGTTGGAGCAGTCTCGTGGTGCGTGGCTGCCGCAGCTGTATCCGGAAGCGACGCTGGAGAACGCGATTGCCGCGACGCCAGGTGGTGTGCGGCTCGTGCTCGACGGCAGTGGTGCCGCTGTTGTCCCGGTGCTCGACGCGTTGCTCACCGACGCGCGCCGCGCGGTGCCTGAGGGTGGTGTCGTGCCGGTGACGGTTGTGGTGGGCCCGGAGGGCGGACTCGAATCCGCCGAACTGCAATTGCTTGTTGGGTCAGGTTTCCGCGCGGTGACGCTTGGACGTACGGTACTTCGTTTTGAAACCGCAGCCGTGGCCGGGCTCGCGGTGGTGCGCGCGGCGCTCGATGTGTCGGCGCAACCATCATCCGCGGCCGCGGTGGAGCGTTCGGATGCCTGA
- a CDS encoding 50S ribosomal protein L11 methyltransferase: MTGSWIRLAVRPSNVDLRDAVSVALFASGAQGLHEDGDWLVTHLEPAAPIDPFLVAVRAADADAAVETGLVPPVDWTAMMRERIVSHQLGSLTVTPPWLADQFDPATTIVIEPAMAFGTGEHPTTRGVVRLMQAEIRSGDTVADLGAGSAVLSIAAAKLGAMRVAAIELDADAIGNAEENVVRNHVVGRVSVLEGDAAVFLPLFAPVRVVLANIISSVLLELLPVIAASLAPDGVAILSGILGEEREMMLAALDAGGWVVRAEDAEEQWWSVTVARRAHG, from the coding sequence ATGACCGGCTCTTGGATTCGTCTCGCGGTCCGGCCGTCAAATGTTGATCTGCGTGACGCCGTGAGTGTCGCGCTCTTCGCGTCCGGCGCTCAGGGACTGCACGAAGATGGTGATTGGCTCGTGACCCATCTGGAACCGGCGGCACCGATCGATCCGTTTCTCGTCGCCGTGCGTGCCGCCGATGCGGACGCCGCCGTCGAGACCGGACTCGTGCCGCCGGTCGATTGGACGGCGATGATGCGTGAGCGCATTGTCTCGCACCAGCTCGGCTCACTCACGGTGACGCCCCCGTGGCTCGCGGATCAGTTTGATCCGGCGACGACCATCGTCATTGAGCCCGCGATGGCCTTTGGTACCGGCGAGCATCCCACCACGCGCGGCGTCGTGCGGTTGATGCAGGCGGAGATCCGGTCCGGCGACACGGTGGCCGATCTTGGCGCGGGGAGTGCGGTGCTCTCGATTGCGGCCGCGAAGCTCGGCGCTATGCGCGTCGCGGCCATCGAACTGGACGCCGACGCCATTGGCAACGCCGAAGAAAATGTCGTGCGCAACCATGTGGTGGGGCGCGTCTCGGTGCTCGAGGGCGATGCCGCGGTGTTTCTCCCGTTGTTTGCGCCGGTGCGTGTGGTACTCGCGAATATTATTTCGTCGGTGTTGCTGGAGTTGCTTCCCGTCATTGCGGCGTCACTCGCCCCAGACGGCGTCGCCATCTTGAGTGGCATTCTTGGTGAGGAACGCGAGATGATGCTCGCGGCATTGGATGCGGGTGGCTGGGTGGTGCGCGCGGAGGACGCGGAAGAGCAGTGGTGGTCGGTGACCGTTGCGCGGCGAGCGCACGGGTGA
- the dnaJ gene encoding molecular chaperone DnaJ, producing MNDFYSILSVERSASDDDIKQSYRRLAMQFHPDRNGGAKEAEERFKEITEAYDVLRDPQKRAAYDRYGEAGLKGAGGAGGGQYHHVDLSEALNIFMRDFGLGDLFGGAGGGGGRSHAGPRGGADTKVEVKLTLEEVALGVTKSLKLKLLDPCDRCSGSGAEAGSKPAQCTTCAGVGEVRRAQRSFFGNFVSVAPCPTCGGEGVMIASPCKNCRGEGRQRGDHAIPVKIPAGVATGQYMQMRGVGNSGARGGPRGDVIVVFEVQDDERFERDGEDLYTEALVTYPQVVLGAEIEVPGVNAPHSLRVPAGTQSGHVFVLRGKGLPRLNASGVGDLHVRVQVWTPSELSEAEEQLTAALAKVTQAPPATREKGFWARMKEAIGA from the coding sequence GTGAACGATTTTTATTCCATTCTGAGCGTCGAACGATCGGCCTCGGACGATGATATCAAACAATCGTATCGCCGCTTGGCGATGCAGTTTCACCCGGACCGGAACGGTGGTGCCAAAGAAGCAGAGGAGCGCTTCAAGGAAATCACCGAGGCGTACGACGTGCTGCGCGATCCGCAGAAGCGCGCCGCGTACGATCGCTACGGCGAGGCGGGGCTCAAGGGCGCTGGGGGAGCGGGTGGTGGGCAGTACCACCATGTCGATCTCTCCGAAGCGCTCAATATTTTCATGCGCGACTTTGGGTTGGGCGACCTCTTCGGCGGCGCTGGCGGCGGTGGCGGTCGTTCGCACGCGGGTCCACGTGGCGGAGCCGATACCAAGGTGGAGGTCAAGCTGACGCTTGAGGAAGTGGCGCTTGGCGTCACGAAGTCGCTCAAGCTGAAGTTGCTAGACCCGTGCGATCGGTGCAGTGGGAGTGGTGCGGAAGCGGGCAGCAAGCCGGCGCAGTGCACGACGTGTGCGGGGGTCGGCGAAGTGCGTCGCGCGCAACGCAGCTTCTTTGGAAATTTTGTGAGCGTCGCACCCTGTCCGACCTGCGGGGGAGAGGGCGTGATGATCGCGTCGCCGTGCAAGAACTGTCGCGGTGAAGGGCGTCAGCGCGGCGATCACGCCATTCCGGTGAAGATTCCGGCTGGCGTCGCAACAGGGCAGTACATGCAGATGCGCGGCGTTGGGAACTCGGGTGCACGCGGAGGACCGCGCGGCGATGTGATCGTTGTCTTTGAGGTACAGGACGACGAGCGGTTTGAACGCGACGGGGAGGATCTCTACACCGAAGCGTTGGTCACCTATCCGCAGGTGGTGCTCGGCGCTGAAATCGAAGTGCCCGGCGTGAATGCCCCGCACTCGCTGCGCGTGCCCGCGGGGACACAAAGCGGCCATGTGTTTGTGTTGCGCGGAAAGGGTTTGCCGCGCCTGAACGCGAGTGGCGTGGGTGATCTGCATGTACGCGTGCAGGTGTGGACACCGTCGGAACTCTCCGAAGCGGAAGAGCAGCTTACCGCTGCGCTCGCCAAAGTGACGCAGGCGCCGCCGGCGACGCGCGAAAAAGGATTTTGGGCGCGCATGAAAGAAGCGATCGGCGCGTGA
- the hrcA gene encoding heat-inducible transcriptional repressor HrcA produces the protein MTSQELNDRERQVLEAVIRSYVETAEPSGSRTISRRFGLGVSPATIRNTMSDLEEKGYLFHPHTSAGRVPTEKAYRLYVDELMRLPAFDRVHRDRLQQEILAGGSAIESILRRAAQSLGVLTQELGVALGPRLEETILEKLDIVRLTSAKLILVLTLRGGTVRTIFIEVAGAIADDAVAEVQLVLNERLGGLSLAAIRSSLGERLRDATMGAPSTELMNIFVQERDSLFDVPAADDRETLVLGQAAFLADKPEFASGEGMRRIIELTDTRVELASLLRNRQTSAGVQITIGNENGAPLPGGLTVVTAEYRAGGLSGVIGVIGPTRMPYDKVIALVSHTSSLVTELLA, from the coding sequence ATGACGTCTCAAGAGCTAAACGATCGCGAACGCCAAGTGCTTGAGGCGGTTATCCGCTCTTATGTGGAGACAGCGGAGCCAAGTGGCTCGCGCACCATCTCGCGCCGGTTCGGGCTGGGTGTGTCGCCGGCCACGATCCGCAACACCATGAGTGATCTGGAAGAGAAGGGCTATCTCTTCCATCCGCATACATCAGCAGGGCGCGTTCCCACGGAAAAGGCCTATCGGCTGTACGTGGACGAACTGATGCGCCTGCCCGCGTTTGACCGTGTGCACCGTGACCGATTGCAGCAGGAGATTCTCGCGGGTGGTTCCGCCATCGAATCGATCTTGCGACGCGCGGCACAAAGTCTCGGGGTGCTCACGCAAGAGTTGGGCGTCGCCCTCGGACCGCGGCTCGAAGAGACGATACTCGAGAAGCTCGACATCGTGCGGCTGACGAGTGCCAAGCTGATTCTCGTCCTCACGTTACGTGGCGGCACCGTGCGGACGATCTTCATTGAAGTCGCCGGCGCAATTGCCGACGATGCGGTCGCCGAGGTGCAGTTGGTGCTCAATGAACGCCTCGGTGGGCTCAGCTTGGCGGCGATTCGCTCCTCGTTGGGCGAGCGGCTGCGCGATGCGACGATGGGCGCTCCCTCCACAGAGTTGATGAACATCTTCGTGCAGGAACGCGATTCCTTGTTCGATGTGCCCGCGGCCGATGATCGTGAGACGTTGGTGCTGGGGCAGGCCGCCTTCTTGGCGGACAAGCCCGAGTTTGCGAGCGGCGAGGGAATGCGTCGCATTATCGAGTTGACAGACACGCGCGTGGAGTTGGCCTCGTTGCTCCGCAATCGGCAAACCAGTGCGGGTGTGCAGATCACAATTGGAAATGAGAACGGCGCGCCGTTGCCCGGTGGGCTGACGGTGGTGACCGCGGAGTACCGCGCCGGCGGATTGTCTGGCGTGATTGGAGTGATCGGGCCGACGCGTATGCCGTACGACAAGGTGATCGCGCTCGTGTCGCATACGTCGTCGTTGGTTACGGAGTTGCTTGCGTGA
- the hemW gene encoding radical SAM family heme chaperone HemW, translated as MTETRHLYVHVPFCSRRCSYCDFSIAVRSQVPVSEYVSAISAELSARLKSAPVGPLSTLYIGGGTPTKLGASGITALFRELRSQSFDISPDAEITVEANPEELHDDALIAAMTGAGVNRVSLGVQSFDQSVLTWMHRGHSSEMVRQAFKKLRAAGINDISLDLIFSLPGELKRDWTSDLEQALALNPTHISLYGLTVEPHTPLGRWQARGEVTLAPDERYAEEFLEASRTLGSAGFDHYEVSNFGLPGHESRHNSAYWRRVPYLGIGPSAHSFDGTSRRWNDRAYSHWLQHALAGTDPIEGVETLAADQIVAEEVYLGLRTSRGLPEHSDDAAVLAVWEREGWALRRGGHIYMTTEGWLRLDTLAAALTAARSR; from the coding sequence ATGACCGAAACTCGCCACCTCTACGTCCACGTCCCGTTTTGTAGCAGACGCTGCTCGTATTGTGATTTTTCCATAGCCGTCCGAAGCCAGGTTCCGGTCAGCGAGTACGTCAGCGCCATTTCGGCTGAGCTCTCAGCTCGCCTCAAATCGGCTCCGGTAGGGCCGCTGAGCACCCTCTATATTGGCGGCGGCACCCCCACCAAGCTGGGAGCGTCGGGAATCACGGCCCTCTTTCGTGAGCTCCGGTCTCAATCCTTCGATATATCGCCAGACGCTGAGATCACCGTTGAGGCGAACCCAGAGGAGCTACACGACGATGCCTTGATCGCCGCCATGACCGGTGCTGGCGTGAACCGGGTATCCCTTGGCGTCCAGTCTTTCGACCAGTCCGTGCTCACATGGATGCACCGCGGCCACAGTTCGGAAATGGTGCGCCAGGCCTTCAAGAAGCTCCGAGCTGCGGGAATCAACGATATATCGCTCGACCTGATCTTTTCACTCCCAGGCGAACTCAAGCGCGACTGGACCAGCGACCTTGAACAGGCGCTCGCCCTCAATCCGACCCACATCTCGCTCTACGGTCTGACCGTCGAACCGCATACTCCCCTAGGCCGCTGGCAGGCGCGAGGGGAGGTCACGCTCGCCCCCGACGAGCGCTACGCTGAGGAGTTTTTGGAGGCCTCTCGAACCCTCGGGAGCGCTGGTTTCGACCATTACGAAGTGTCGAATTTTGGCCTGCCGGGGCACGAAAGCCGTCACAACTCCGCCTACTGGCGGCGGGTGCCATACCTCGGCATCGGGCCTTCCGCGCACTCCTTTGACGGCACCTCGCGCCGCTGGAATGACCGCGCCTACTCCCACTGGCTGCAACATGCGCTCGCCGGAACGGACCCAATTGAGGGTGTAGAGACGCTTGCCGCCGATCAGATCGTGGCGGAGGAGGTCTACCTGGGACTCCGCACTTCGCGCGGGCTACCGGAGCATTCCGATGATGCTGCGGTGCTCGCGGTTTGGGAGCGCGAGGGGTGGGCGTTACGCCGAGGCGGCCACATCTATATGACTACGGAGGGCTGGCTGCGGCTCGATACGCTCGCCGCCGCCTTGACTGCGGCCCGAAGTCGTTAG
- the dprA gene encoding DNA-processing protein DprA — protein sequence MIILRRGAPQYPASLDDLHHPPDPIYALGDVALLDRSPERLVAIVGTRDASPYGLRVAEELARAFVVAGVGVVSGMARGIDSAAHRAALEAGGATIAVLGTGADVPYPAGNRALHEAIVAGGLVVSEFEPGTRAGPGCFPRRNRIIAALAQVTIVVEAPFKSGAVNTASQALDLGRTVAAVPGPIDVPRSAGCNLLLRDGAQFIASVEDALSLFGELPPPVAAGPALGYQEGRVWEALAEGESSPEGLAYRLGLSVRQAMEIVSRLELLGLVYGNDAGMIAKRQLSTSGLVSRSGAESVGHDGGVEKLGR from the coding sequence ATGATCATCCTCCGGCGTGGCGCCCCGCAGTATCCCGCCTCGCTGGATGACCTGCACCACCCGCCGGATCCTATCTACGCACTTGGTGACGTGGCATTGCTCGACCGGTCGCCAGAGCGACTGGTGGCGATCGTGGGGACGCGGGATGCCTCGCCCTACGGTCTGCGGGTGGCCGAAGAGCTGGCGCGCGCGTTTGTCGTGGCTGGGGTTGGGGTGGTGAGTGGGATGGCGAGGGGGATCGATTCGGCGGCCCATCGGGCCGCGCTGGAGGCTGGGGGCGCCACGATCGCCGTGCTCGGAACAGGGGCGGACGTGCCCTATCCAGCCGGTAACCGGGCCCTCCACGAGGCCATTGTGGCCGGTGGACTGGTGGTGTCGGAGTTCGAACCAGGGACTCGAGCCGGCCCAGGATGCTTCCCGCGCCGGAACCGGATCATTGCCGCGCTGGCCCAGGTCACGATCGTGGTAGAGGCTCCGTTCAAGTCAGGGGCGGTCAATACCGCCTCGCAGGCCCTCGATTTGGGGCGAACGGTTGCCGCCGTTCCGGGGCCGATTGATGTCCCGCGAAGTGCGGGGTGCAACCTGTTGCTCCGCGACGGGGCGCAGTTCATCGCCTCGGTTGAGGACGCCCTGTCGCTGTTTGGGGAGCTCCCTCCACCGGTTGCTGCTGGCCCTGCGCTCGGGTATCAAGAGGGGAGGGTATGGGAGGCGCTGGCCGAAGGGGAGAGCAGCCCGGAAGGTTTGGCGTATCGGCTTGGGCTGTCTGTTCGGCAGGCGATGGAAATTGTGAGTCGCCTTGAGCTGCTCGGGCTTGTGTATGGAAACGACGCTGGAATGATTGCCAAAAGGCAGTTATCCACATCCGGTTTGGTGTCAAGGTCGGGCGCGGAGTCGGTTGGTCACGACGGCGGAGTCGAAAAGTTGGGGCGGTGA
- the obgE gene encoding GTPase ObgE yields MFIDRVVVRVTAGTGGSGCTSFRREWREPMGGPDGGEGGHGGDVIVRGDHNLATLLDYKYRDHWEAERGEHGMGANKTGRSGESVVLPVPPGTIIKDTETGEIIGEILLNGDEVVVAKGGRGGKGNSFFATATHQSPREWQPGEEGQLRMLELELKLIADIGLVGQPNAGKSTLLSVISAARPKIADYPFTTLSPNLGVVQLSDRRTFVVADIPGIIEGAHEGKGLGLQFLRHIERTRVLAFLIPIDAMDVQAEYDQLRNEIHQYSAELAAKPHCVVFTKLDLFGEQYVPEIVTEGAFSVTSVSGAGRMGLDELKDAWWRKILDLKKAEQASTVRDPFAP; encoded by the coding sequence ATGTTCATTGATCGCGTCGTAGTACGTGTGACCGCCGGTACCGGCGGCTCCGGTTGTACCTCGTTCCGCCGAGAGTGGCGAGAGCCCATGGGCGGTCCCGATGGTGGCGAAGGCGGCCACGGCGGTGACGTCATCGTGCGCGGTGATCACAACCTCGCCACACTGCTCGACTACAAGTACCGCGACCATTGGGAAGCCGAACGTGGCGAGCACGGTATGGGCGCCAACAAGACGGGGCGCTCTGGTGAATCCGTCGTGCTGCCTGTGCCGCCCGGCACGATTATCAAAGACACGGAGACCGGCGAGATCATCGGCGAGATTCTCCTGAACGGCGATGAAGTGGTGGTGGCCAAGGGCGGGCGCGGGGGCAAGGGCAATTCGTTCTTCGCAACCGCAACGCATCAGTCGCCGCGCGAGTGGCAGCCGGGTGAGGAAGGACAGCTCCGCATGCTGGAGCTTGAGCTCAAGCTGATTGCCGACATTGGATTGGTTGGGCAGCCCAACGCGGGCAAATCGACGCTGCTCTCGGTCATCTCGGCGGCGCGCCCCAAAATCGCCGATTATCCGTTTACCACGCTGTCGCCAAATTTGGGCGTCGTGCAGTTGAGCGATCGCCGCACCTTTGTGGTCGCGGACATCCCCGGAATTATTGAAGGGGCGCATGAGGGGAAGGGGCTCGGGCTACAGTTCCTGCGGCACATTGAGCGCACGCGGGTGCTGGCCTTCCTGATTCCCATTGATGCCATGGATGTGCAGGCGGAGTACGACCAGCTTCGGAATGAGATTCACCAGTATTCGGCGGAACTGGCGGCCAAACCGCACTGCGTGGTATTCACGAAGCTGGATTTGTTCGGCGAGCAGTATGTGCCCGAGATCGTGACGGAGGGGGCCTTTTCGGTGACCTCCGTGTCTGGTGCGGGGCGCATGGGGCTCGACGAGCTGAAGGATGCCTGGTGGCGGAAGATCCTCGATCTGAAGAAAGCCGAGCAGGCGAGTACGGTCCGCGACCCCTTCGCTCCCTGA